DNA from Mucilaginibacter mallensis:
AAGCCAATAACTATATAATATATTAACCAGTTTTCGCAGCGGTCTCTCGCAGAGGACCCTGCGTGGTTGTGAATTGGACTAAACACCTTGCATGCGTGCGCAGGGTCCTCTGCCAGAGACCCTGCGGGGACAAAATATGGATAGGGGCTTTATTATTCAGTTTGGATAAAAGAAATGCCGTAGCAAAGGATCAGACTATTTTATATTCTTCTATTTTGCGGTATAAAGTGGAGATACTTATACCTAAAAGGCGTGCCGCCTCGCCTTTATTGCCTTTTGCATGATACAGCGCTTTTTTTATAAACTGGCTCTCGATAAGCGATAGGTTAAATGGTTGTGTACTATCGCTGCCATCGTTATCATGCATAAAAAATTCAATGGGGAGCAAATCGGTGGTGAGGGTTTCACCGTTGGCTAATATCACAACACGTTCAATAACATTCTTCAGCTCGCGGATGTTTCCCTTCCACTCGTGCCCGGTTAAAACTTTGATAAACTCCGGATCCATATTAATAACCGAGCGGTTTATTTTATTGGCAAATCTTTTTAAGAAATAATTAGCCAGCATTTCAATATCGTCACGGCGCTCGCGCAAGGGTGGCAAGGTGATGGTAAATACCGAAAGCCTGTAAAAAAGATCGGCCCTGAATTTATTATGCTCAATCTCTTGCTTCAGGTCCTTATTAGTAGCAGCTATTATGCGCACATTTGATGTAGTGGTTTTAGAGTCGCCAATTTTGTGGAATGTGCCATCCTCTAAAACGCGTAACAACTTTGCCTGTAGCTCAAGGCTCAGCTCACCTATCTCATCCAGAAAGAGTGTGCTGTTATTGGCTTCTTCAATTAAGCCCTTCTTGTCCTTATTAGCCCCTGTAAATGCACCTGCTACATAGCCGAATAATTCGCTGTTCAATAATTCGCTTGAAAATGAGCTGCAATTTAGAGCGATAAACGGGTTTGCCTTGCGGTCGCTCTCTTCGTGTATAGCCTTTGCAAAAACTTCTTTACCTGTTCCGGTTTCGCCCAATAATAAAACAGTGGTATTGGTATGCGAAACTTTTACAGCCAAATCAATTGCACTAATTATAGCCGGCGAACTTCCTAATATGGTTTCAAAGCTATAGGGCCTGGCAGCGGTGTTTTCGAGCTGATAAGTTTTAAACTGGTGATTGGCTTTAGCTAAGGCTTTACGTAATAAGGGTAAAATCTTGTCATTATCATCGCCTTTGGTAAGGTAATCGAAGGCCCCGTTTTGCATAGCCCTTACGCTATCCTTTATTGATCCGAATGCGGTTAAATTAATTACCTCAATATAAGAATGGATACGCTTTATGCGTTTTACCAGTTCAATCCCATTTTCATCAGGCAACTGTACGTCACTTATTACAACCCTTACATCCTCGTTTTCCAAAAGCTTTATACCGGCTTTGGCTGATTGGGCTTTTAATACATGGTACCCATCTATTTCAATAATCCTTGCAAGCAAACTAAGTAGCCTGGCTTCATCCTCTACAATTAAAATAGATTGCATTTTCTGGTCAGTAATATTTATGCGATCTGTATATGCCAAAAAAGTGCCGAATTGTAAAAATCTCCATTTAAATGCTGATTTACACAGCATTCTGATTCGTGGACAATATTTGTAAACAAAAATACCCTCTCATAATGAAAGGGTATTTTTCAAATTGAATATATGTTTATAATTCAATTTAGAGGGAAGTGCTGATCTTAATGCCTCAACCTGCCTGGATTGTAAGCTATCAAATATTGCAGACTGCTGCCGGCAGGGTTATGTGCATGGCTGCTTTCCTTATTATATTTTGCATGCACCAGCTTTGATTTTACCAGGTGGAACATTTCTGACAGAAATTCAGGCAATACTTTTGCTGATATGGTTGGGAAATATTTCTTTTCAAGAGCTGCCTTTTCCTGATCGGTAGCCATGCTGAACTCCCAGGATTCGTCTGGCTTAAAGCCGTTTTCAACGGCGCAATTATTCAGGTCGTATACGTATAGTTTAGCCTTTTGCTCAATGGTTTCATTTATCATTATTTCTTCTTTTTGTTAAGGGGTAGTACTTCAATTTTCGCTGTGCTGGTTTTGCCCGATTGATAATCAGACGGGGCTTTTTTCCCAACCGGATTAGGCATAGATTTTTTGTCTTTACTCATGATTTGTAAATTAAATGATCGTCAAAAAAGCAGTAATTCAATTTTTGTTGCTTTATGTTAGTGTAGCCTAAGCTTAAAAATTACCGTGTCAGAAAATTGGTAATGCCTAAGAGAAGAGTAAAATATTGGCGAGCCTAAATGTTTTTTTACAATGTAGTCATTATAATTTGGTAATCAGCACATTCCTTTTTCTAACGGTTTAAGTGTATTTGCATTGTTACACATATTATAATATTATTATCAGAAAAATTGACATAGGCCCGATTTTGCCTCTGAAACCGTTTTGAAAGGCTTTTGGCTTATAAATAATTGAAAATAGTTGATTTTTTTTAATTTTTGTAATAACTGCGCCTTATTTAATCGTTTTTTGGAAAAAACATATAAATATTGCGCTGCTATTAATCATATTATATTTTTTATGGCTTTTTTTGACTAAAAGTGCTCATTTTTTACTCTTTTTTACAAGTTTTTCTGTTAAAAAAAGTTAAAAAATTATGCTACTAAAATTATAGATTATATATTTGTGCTATTGTTATTATCGGTCTAACCAAGCTTGTTCTTTATGATATAATAATGAGGTCAGTTAAAATGAAAAAAAGAGATAGCCCGAAAGCTTTCTCTTTTTTTTTGCCTTTTTTTCGGAATTAACCTAAAACCTCTTCAAGTACAGCCTGGGAGCGGATATTCCCAAAGCTTTCAATATGCAGCGCGTAGTACTCCAGGAGTTTGGAGATCAGGTAGCGCCGATCATCATTAGATATTTTTAATTGGACGATGTTTTCAAAGCTGCATTGCAGCAGGTTGTAAAAATTGTGAGTATGCGGCGGCGACAGGTATGAAAAACTATCAGGCTTATACTGGTTGAAAACACCGTTCTTCATATCAAAGTAGTCGGCATCATCAGCACGACTCATGTCGGGGTAAAAACCCAGGTAGCGCGTAAGCTGTATCAGGAATAATAAATGAAAGTTAGCCAAGCCCTCGGTGGCATTGTCCAATAGTTCAATAGCGCTAAATACAAATCCAAATAAATTCTCATCTGCCCCTTGCTGGCGTATGGCTTTATATAAAACTTCGTTCAGGAAAATAGCCAGACAACTTTTTATCACATCATACGGCACCGACAATAATACCGGCGAATTTTTAAGCTCGGAGATGCGCTGTATACTGGTATTATTTTTATGATATACCACCAGGTCGAGCAAATGCAGGGGCTGCAGCATATTGCGGCTTATTTTGGCCTTTGGCTTTTTTACCCCATTAATGATGTATGATTGCAGGCCGAATTTTTCGGTAAACAGCTGCACTATAACGCTGCTTTCGCCATAATCGGTAGTCTTAAAAACGATGGCCCGCGTTTTATGCAGCATGATTTATAAGTGCTAACAGCTTTGGTAAAAAGATGATACAACCGGTTATCAGCGCAAAGAAAGCGGCAATCAATACCGCGCCGGCGCTAACATCTTTTACATGCCCGGCAAGCTCGTTATAATCGGGGGATACCAGGTCGGTTAGAAATTCAATGGCGGTGTTGAATAGTTCGGCCATCAATACCAGGGTAACGCAAAGGATGAGCCATTGCCATTCGTTTACCGATATATGCAGCGCGTAACCCATAAATGCAGCCAGCACGGTAGCCACCAAATGCACCCTGAAGTTAAGCTGTGTTTTTGCAGTGTAACCTATCCCCTTAAAAGCATAACCAAAACCGCGTATGAATTTTTTCATCGAACCAAATTTAAAAATATAAAAGTTAATATACTGGTAGGTGTTTTTTTCATCCTCTTTCCGTCGCAGGCATTATCTGAACCGGAATTTTATGAATTTTTTGAATGAACAGAATTCCATAAATTCCTTAATTCTTTAAATTCGGGTTCTGATAATTTGGGCGTTCCCGCTATTCAGCGGGCCGTGCTTTCCGCTCATACTACACAGGCATTAGGCGCAAGGCCGGTATCCGCTGCAATCACTAACGCAAAACTTCAACGCGCTCCGCCGACTCACCCGGTCTTAGCTTCGCTCGACCTCCCTCTCTTCGCCTGCGGCGGAAAGAGGGCAAAGCAATTTAAGTTATATATTGATTGCGTGCCAGAACAAAATGCTCCCTGTCTTGGTTCTTGAATCTTAACTCTTTAACAAATGGATTTAAAACTCACCAACAAAGTAGCCATCGTACTGGCAGCCAGCAAAGGCCTGGGTAGGGCAATAGCCACCACCCTATCCGCCGAAGGCGCAAAAGTTATTATTGGCTCGCGCGATGAAAATGAACTAAACAAAACTGCTGCTGAAATACAAAAGCTTACCGGTAACCCCGTTACCGCCATCGCCATTGATGTGTCAAAAAATGAGGAAATAGAAAGTTTTGTTAAAAAAGCAGCGGCGATTTATGGCCGTATCGATATCCTGCTCAATAATGCTGGCGGACCACCATTTGATAAATTCGAGAATTTTGATGAACAAGCCTGGCAAAAAGCTTTCGACCTGAACCTGCTAAGCGTAGCAACCATGAGCAGGCTGGTGTTGCCTTATCTAAAGCAATCGGGCAATGGGCGCATCATTAATATTATCAGCGGTTCAGTGAAATCGGTTTTAGCAAATTCGGTACTATCCACCAGTATGCGCATGGGGGTTGTAGGCATGGCAAAACTAATGGCCGATGAATTTGGCCCGTACAATATCACGGTAAACAATGTGGCGCCGGGCCTGATATTAACCGACCGTATAAAAGACACCGTACCCAAAGGTGCTGACCCTGAACAAGCCTTAAAAGAAAAAGCAAAATCCATCCCGTTAGGAAGAATAGGCAAACCTGAAGAACTGGCGGCAGTAGTGGCGTTTCTGGCATCAGAACAAGCCGCGTATGTTAGCGGCACAACCATACAGGTTGATGGTGGGGCGAACAGGGCGATATTTTAGAAAAAATATCGCTGCCGCGAGTTTAGCGCAGCGTAACTCGTGGTGCGGCATGGTTAAGCTTCCAGCTTAAATAGGTTTAAACCACTCAAAATATTTAGTTTCCTCCGGCACGTCGGTAGGGCTTTCAAAATCAAGCCTATAGCCATCAATATCATCAAAAGCTACCACCCATAGGTTGTTACCAACAAAAGGTTCGTCTATCTCAACGCCTTTTGCGGTAAACTCATGATAAAGGGCAAGCGCGTCGAGGCATTGAAAGCAGATGGATATGCCTTTGCCCGGCTGGTTTGTTGTGTATATCCAATGGTCTTTTTTACGGGGTTCCTGCAGCATAATGGCTATGGAATCACGCTTCAGCCAGCACCATTCAATTTTGCCGTGCGGGGTCCAGTCCATGGCTACAATAAAGCCAAGTTTTTCGATATAAAATTTTAGCGAAGCCTCCATGCTCTTTACCATGAAGAAAGGCACTGCCTGCTGAATATTTACCGGTGGGTGATCTGCATTGTCCATTTTTGATGATTTTTTGCTTGTTTTTATGGCATATTCAGTTAAAAATAAGGCATAATTTTCAATTTTTCGGTGTTATTAATCGCATTTATGTGACTTTTTCTTATGCAAATTCCGTATTTTTGCAA
Protein-coding regions in this window:
- the recO gene encoding DNA repair protein RecO; the protein is MLHKTRAIVFKTTDYGESSVIVQLFTEKFGLQSYIINGVKKPKAKISRNMLQPLHLLDLVVYHKNNTSIQRISELKNSPVLLSVPYDVIKSCLAIFLNEVLYKAIRQQGADENLFGFVFSAIELLDNATEGLANFHLLFLIQLTRYLGFYPDMSRADDADYFDMKNGVFNQYKPDSFSYLSPPHTHNFYNLLQCSFENIVQLKISNDDRRYLISKLLEYYALHIESFGNIRSQAVLEEVLG
- a CDS encoding diacylglycerol kinase family protein, which codes for MKKFIRGFGYAFKGIGYTAKTQLNFRVHLVATVLAAFMGYALHISVNEWQWLILCVTLVLMAELFNTAIEFLTDLVSPDYNELAGHVKDVSAGAVLIAAFFALITGCIIFLPKLLALINHAA
- a CDS encoding sigma-54-dependent transcriptional regulator, producing MQSILIVEDEARLLSLLARIIEIDGYHVLKAQSAKAGIKLLENEDVRVVISDVQLPDENGIELVKRIKRIHSYIEVINLTAFGSIKDSVRAMQNGAFDYLTKGDDNDKILPLLRKALAKANHQFKTYQLENTAARPYSFETILGSSPAIISAIDLAVKVSHTNTTVLLLGETGTGKEVFAKAIHEESDRKANPFIALNCSSFSSELLNSELFGYVAGAFTGANKDKKGLIEEANNSTLFLDEIGELSLELQAKLLRVLEDGTFHKIGDSKTTTSNVRIIAATNKDLKQEIEHNKFRADLFYRLSVFTITLPPLRERRDDIEMLANYFLKRFANKINRSVINMDPEFIKVLTGHEWKGNIRELKNVIERVVILANGETLTTDLLPIEFFMHDNDGSDSTQPFNLSLIESQFIKKALYHAKGNKGEAARLLGISISTLYRKIEEYKIV
- a CDS encoding SDR family oxidoreductase, coding for MDLKLTNKVAIVLAASKGLGRAIATTLSAEGAKVIIGSRDENELNKTAAEIQKLTGNPVTAIAIDVSKNEEIESFVKKAAAIYGRIDILLNNAGGPPFDKFENFDEQAWQKAFDLNLLSVATMSRLVLPYLKQSGNGRIINIISGSVKSVLANSVLSTSMRMGVVGMAKLMADEFGPYNITVNNVAPGLILTDRIKDTVPKGADPEQALKEKAKSIPLGRIGKPEELAAVVAFLASEQAAYVSGTTIQVDGGANRAIF
- a CDS encoding VOC family protein, coding for MDNADHPPVNIQQAVPFFMVKSMEASLKFYIEKLGFIVAMDWTPHGKIEWCWLKRDSIAIMLQEPRKKDHWIYTTNQPGKGISICFQCLDALALYHEFTAKGVEIDEPFVGNNLWVVAFDDIDGYRLDFESPTDVPEETKYFEWFKPI